In one window of Drosophila innubila isolate TH190305 chromosome 2L unlocalized genomic scaffold, UK_Dinn_1.0 4_B_2L, whole genome shotgun sequence DNA:
- the LOC117781884 gene encoding meiosis regulator and mRNA stability factor 1: MTDRSYSWPCDGGVDHAYYAAAQGPIYPSAVPPTALCADFNNNPGGGCGGGLRYQFNGLPGYMPPPGLLPNKYSGPSMPSHLEVCQYAHANGSASCYNRNRYMPYNHNRACASAAAMATINGHPLQQQATVSYSGYQASFAPIYKQAAPLTTPTTLPSASVAAVTPSIASVASSSVADFGYTNELINTMAPSVVPLSCSGTTTLSTLPTNNKSSSNNNSSSSSSNNHNGSNSSAGEVNAGHVYASGSDTSDTNAVTLQITNLDYSQDEASLRNFLMNQLKPITPVISLNFEGSSYAKVTVPDLYFAKQVVSNLHRKKNGHKRMLVSYTRDSSLTEVNTLRCQVAGLLKDVPYYTLPMYKFRELFQSRFKTSISVLDLYKMQDICTINSDNNEDKFISLQPELVNTLESSPLMEGLQHSVPYCTAHFKREQHKGWAEQEIEPLPNVCMTIAEIQQLIYPLLKHHPGDIPVATLLHCIEDQLKVQISADESGVNLEHLVCCVQGIQIQVNNFGIKILGWLELNKELSGGTTSTCSNVSLNSSDRPSASNGGGYFKNSVADPLFQIAREVIELVKMSPKSTMKFNRFIPAYHNHFGKQCRVADYGYTKLIELFEALSSVVQIMGDGENRQITLTHRTQIRRFTSDLLRVLRAHGNSSVLLSQLPGIFAQTQNRNFDVTDYGVCDIVDILDGLVNSNIVVLNTVQQGKDILISMPKRKQTNSELEKICVFAGEMVELFQNALQYTILFQKFVRSYHYHFAYQCRLSDYGFFKLADLMDAIHGVVELEQSNDEDKKIMLSPKMARRVFAEQCEDLIRNATGNSTNCMKLDQILTLHKKKYGYQMQPQTLGVKDIASALEMLPYVEVIYKEQSTWLICHNDDLEFRQLCYRACKHLLLRETPTPKGERDVKLEQLSQAQFLNDFNGKHKLQLTDSKLSAMRHAIEIYTEADQSCVRLTSFMRFLISLVRLLEQRPSMYLHELKTAMDCGLSTTFEFGFPNLYSVIVAHDDLFTINNGPTQERSDVTLNVNCELRLSAGASHQHLFGSLKLPYAKHKAQRQSRIALGEHNRPPPAQSPPPSKTRAIANEYANSVSSSLSNVAYKPQVKVNSFQAYQEHYATAAAAAPATKYSPPGLANCSVMSSTLLNSSGSNANSASGLWSSCSNKENSLNSSQQFSHNSSYNNSNSSFNTSSELNSSLCVGDVASSTAITAATSYDYSSKLWYRRQTSFGNRQQQQQQQQLQEQLQLQQRQQQQSALLQHQNSMDSGRDLYNADGMSTSGVYDPVKYETTTSEKLPYWIDPIWSNQLQEPKQNLLNIRLPELKAFNVLPMFLSPYTISKHKNMKRQLFNFDNHDRKIV, from the exons ATGACCGATCGTTCGTACAG CTGGCCCTGTGATGGAGGCGTTGATCATGCGTATTATGCCGCAGCCCAAGGGCCAATTTATCCCTCGGCTGTGCCGCCAACAGCACTGTGTGCTGACTTCAACAACAATCCGGGAGGCGGATGTGGAGGGGGATTGCGTTATCAGTTCAATGGATTGCCTGGTTATATGCCACCGCCAGGATTGCTGCCCAACAAGTACAGTGGTCCGTCGATGCCATCGCACTTGGAGGTGTGTCAATATGCACATGCGAATGGCAGCGCCTCTTGCTACAATCGCAATCGTTATATGCCCTATAATCATAATCGAGCATGTGCATCGGCTGCTGCCATGGCGACCATCAATGGGCATCCTCTGCAGCAGCAGGCGACCGTCTCCTATTCTGGTTATCAGGCATCGTTCGCTCCCATCTATAAGCAGGCAGCTCCACtgaccacgcccacaacgCTGCCCTCGGCAAGTGTTGCCGCTGTTACGCCCAGTattgccagtgttgccagcagCAGTGTTGCTGATTTTGGTTACACCAATGAATTGATCAACACCATGGCGCCCAGTGTGGTGCCCCTCTCCTGCTCCGGCACCACCACACTCTCCACTCTCCccaccaacaacaagagcagcagcaacaacaacagcagcagcagcagcagcaacaaccacaatggcagcaacagctctGCCGGCGAAGTCAATGCTGGACATGTTTATGCCAGTGGCAGCGACACCAGCGATACCAATGCTGTCACATTGCAGATAACCAATCTGGATTATTCTCAGGATGAGGCCAGTTTGCGCAACTTCCTCATGAATCAATTGAAGCCCATTACGCCCGTCATCTCCCTTAACTTTGAGGGCAGCTCCTATGCCAAGGTCACCGTACCGGATCTTTAT TTTGCCAAGCAGGTGGTGTCCAATTTGCACCGCAAGAAGAATGGACACAAGCGCATGTTGGTCAGTTACACCCGTGACTCGTCCCTCACCGAGGTCAACACATTGCGCTGTCAGGTTGCCGGACTCTTGAAG GATGTTCCGTATTATACACTTCCCATGTATAAGTTCCGTGAGCTATTCCAGTCAAGGTTCAAGACATCGATTAGTGTCCTGGATTTGTATAAGATGCAGGACATCTGTACGATTAATTCGGACAACAACGAAGACAAGTTCATAAGTCTGCAACCGGAGCTGGTGAATACCCTGGAGAGTTCACCATTGATGGAGGGACTTCAACACAGTGTTCCCTACTGTACGGCGCACTTTAAGCGGGAACAACACAAGGGTTGGGCAGAACAGGAGATTGAACCATTGCCCAACGTGTGCATGACCATCGCTGAGATCCAACAACTCATCTATCCGCTGTTGAAGCATCATCCCGGTGATATTCCCGTTGCCACATTGCTGCACTGCATCGAGGATCAGTTGAAGGTGCAAATCTCGGCAGATGAAAGTGGCGTCAATCTGGAGCATCTCGTCTGCTGTGTCCAAGGCATACAGATTCAAGTGAATAACTTTGGCATCAAGATTTTGGGTTGGCTGGAGCTCAATAAGGAGTTAAGTGGAGGCACCACCAGTACCTGTTCCAATGTCAGTCTAAATTCCAGCGATCGACCGAGTGCCTCAAATGGTGGGGGTTACTTTAAGAATTCTGTCGCGGATCCCCTTTTTCAAATTGCTCGCGAAGTCATCGAGCTGGTCAAGATGTCTCCCAAGTCCACAATGAAGTTCAATCGCTTTATTCCGGCTTATCACAATCATTTTGGCAAGCAGTGTCGTGTGGCAGACTATGGATACACCAAATTGATTGAACTCTTCGAGGCATTATCCTCGGTGGTCCAGATCATGGGTGATGGGGAGAATCGTCAGATAACGCTTACCCATCGCACCCAGATAAGACGCTTCACATCGGATCTGTTGCGTGTGCTCCGGGCACATGGAAATAGCTCCGTCTTGTTATCCCAATTGCCGGGCATCTTTGCCCAGACGCAAAATCGCAACTTTGATGTTACCGATTATGGTGTGTGTGACATTGTGGACATTCTGGATGGTCTGGTCAATAGCAATATTGTGGTGCTCAACACTGTGCAACAGGGCAAAGATATACTCATATCCATGCCAAAGCGTAAGCAGACCAACAGTGAGCTCGAGAAGATTTGTGTCTTTGCCGGCGAGATGGTTGAACTCTTCCAGAATGCACTTCAATATACCATACTGTTTCAGAAGTTTGTCCGCTCTTATCACTATCATTTTGCCTATCAGTGTCGTCTCAGTGACTATGGATTCTTCAAGCTGGCCGATCTTATGGATGCCATCCATGGCGTCGTCGAGTTGGAGCAGAGCAACGATGAGGACAAGAAGATAATGCTATCGCCGAAAATGGCCAGACGTGTGTTTGCCGAACAGTGTGAGGATCTTATACGGAATGCCACTGGCAACTCCACCAACTGCAtgaagttggatcaaatcctTACGCTgcacaaaaagaaatatggATATCAAATGCAGCCACAGACATTGGGAGTCAAGGACATTGCCAGTGCCCTGGAAATGTTGCCCTATGTGGAGGTCATCTACAAGGAGCAATCCACCTGGTTGATATGTCATAATGATGACTTGGAATTCCGACAGCTGTGCTATCGTGCCTGCAAGCATTTGTTGCTCAGGGAGACGCCAACGCCAAAGGGGGAGAGAGATGTGAAGCTGGAGCAATTGAGTCAGGCGCAGTTCCTCAACGATTTCAATGGCAAACACAAGCTCCAACTAACGGACTCCAAATTGTCAGCCATGCGACATGCCATCGAG ATTTATACGGAGGCGGATCAGTCCTGTGTGCGTCTTACCAGCTTTATGCGTTTCCTAATCTCACTGGTGCGTCTTCTGGAGCAACGTCCCAGCATGTATTTGCACGAACTGAAGACAGCAATGGATTGTGGCTTGAGCACCACATTTGAGTTTGGTTTTCCCAATTTGTATTCGGTTATTGTGGCCCATGATGATCTCTTTACCATCAATAATGGACCCACCCAAGAACGCAGCGATGTCACCTTGAATGTAAACTGTGAAT TACGTCTTAGTGCTGGGGCAAGTCACCAGCATTTGTTTGGATCTCTCAAGCTGCCCTATGCCAAGCACAAGGCACAGCGTCAATCTCGCATTGCACTTGGCGAGCACAATCGTCCACCTCCGGCCCAATCGCCGCCTCCATCAAAGACCCGGGCCATTGCCAATGAATATGCCAACTCTGTGAGCAGCTCTTTGAGCAACGTGGCCTACAAGCCACAGGTGAAGGTCAACAGTTTTCAGGCCTATCAGGAGCATtatgctactgctgctgcagctgctcctgcCACAAAATACTCGCCACCTGGCTTGGCCAACTGCTCCGTCATGTCATCCACATTGCTCAATAGCTCTGGCTCCAACGCCAATTCGGCATCTGGTTTgtggagcagctgcagcaacaaggAGAACTCTTTGAATAGTTCCCAGCAGTTCTCACacaacagcagctacaacaacagcaacagctcctTTAATACATCATCGGAGCTGAACAGCAGCCTCTGTGTGGGCGATGTCGCCTCCAGCACAGCAATTACAGCTGCCACGTCCTATGATTATTCCAGCAAACTTTGGTATCGTCGTCAGACCAGCTTCGGCAatcgccaacagcaacaacaacaacaacaactacaagaacaactgcagctgcaacagcgacaacaacaacagtccgCATTGTTGCAGCATCAGAACTCTATGGATTCTGGAAGGGATTTATATAATGCGGATGGAATGTCCACAAGTGGCGTCTATGATCCAGTCAAGTATGAGACGACCACTTCAGAG aAGCTGCCCTACTGGATCGATCCCATTTGGAGCAATCAGCTGCAGGAGCCAAAACAGAATTTACTAAACATACGCTTGCCGGAGCTAAAGGCTTTCAATGTGTTGCCGATGTTTCTATCACCTTACACCATATCGAAGCATAAGAATATGAAGCGGCAATTGTTCAATTTCGATAATCACGATCGCAAGATTGTCTAA
- the LOC117781885 gene encoding congested-like trachea protein, with the protein MPADVLKSRLQSAPEGKFNGIRAVLADLLKNDGITALYRGFTPVILRAFPANAATFFGIELANAFFRIVAPNF; encoded by the exons ATGCCAGCCGATGTCCTAAAGAGTCGACTGCAATCTG CACCTGAGGGCAAATTCAATGGAATTAGAGCTGTATTGGCGGATCTATTGAAGAATGATGGAATCACCGCCCTATATCg tgGCTTTACACCTGTCATACTGCGGGCCTTCCCCGCCAATGCCGCGACCTTCTTCGGCATCGAGTTGGCAAATGCATTCTTTCGTATAGTTGCTcccaatttttaa